The genomic region AGCGGCTGCGGCCCGGTGGCGCGGTCGTGGTGATCACGCCGCTGAAGGAGAACACCCCGGACGAGCGACGCGACATCGCGCTCGACGAGGCAGAGATCGGCCTGCTCTCCTCCGGCTGGGAGCATGCCGAACGGTTGCCTGCTGATGAGCTGGCGATGCTGGTCCTGCGTGGGCCCTGCCACGCGGACACCACGGCCGCGGAAAAGGGGCCCACCACCGGGCACGCGCTGACCGGTGTGTACGCAATGGTCACCGATCCTGCGGGCCGCGTTCTGCTCGGCCGCTCCACCTGCGGGATGTGGGAGCTGCCCGGAGGGAAGAACGCCGTCGGCGAGGGATTCGAGGCCGCGGCCGTACGCGAACTCGCAGAGGAGACCGGCCTCCTCGCCGCGGAGTCCGACGCACATCTGCTGACCATGCTCCTGGACGACACCCAGGGCCTGCCCCGACTGACGGCGGTCGTCCGCATCACCGCCTGGAGCGGAGAGCCTGCCAACCGGGAGCCGAAGTTGTTCGAACGCTGGGAGTGGCATGACCCCCACTCTCTGGCCTGCCTGGGCCCCGTCTTCACCCCAACTGCCCAGGCCCTGAACGCCGTGTGGCCCGGCATCATCAAGAACCTGCCGCCCGTGCGCGCCTACGAGGCCACGAGCGAGGCAGCGGCGGTCCCGCCGCCTTGACCAGCGACCGG from Streptomyces sp. NBC_00190 harbors:
- a CDS encoding bifunctional class I SAM-dependent methyltransferase/NUDIX hydrolase; its protein translation is MLKEHVPAPDGGRALELGCGTGELAAFLAGLGYRVDAVDYAASAIDRARAEHAEAGSVRWLELDIESGDTAGLTDDGYDVITLRLVYPFLRDRTRILHGLGERLRPGGAVVVITPLKENTPDERRDIALDEAEIGLLSSGWEHAERLPADELAMLVLRGPCHADTTAAEKGPTTGHALTGVYAMVTDPAGRVLLGRSTCGMWELPGGKNAVGEGFEAAAVRELAEETGLLAAESDAHLLTMLLDDTQGLPRLTAVVRITAWSGEPANREPKLFERWEWHDPHSLACLGPVFTPTAQALNAVWPGIIKNLPPVRAYEATSEAAAVPPP